From Cognatishimia activa, one genomic window encodes:
- a CDS encoding class I SAM-dependent methyltransferase, translating into MSEPTSYYRAAKTWFDIGALRIGSWEISLRRHAWEDHRLKEFYDRAATSWTRKTQRLGLDDAYGTLTAAVSTQTIDHPMKVLDIGIGTGVLSSALLRTLGRDIDLTGVDISPSMLEVAEDRLSSKCAALRLLQSDACDLPFADNSFDLIVCGHVVEHLCEPSDALREMLRVLRPGGQLLICITRNTIAGAAIQLMWRTQRASPKTAAGWLATSGFERIEIIELPKHTATSRLSCGYSAFKLR; encoded by the coding sequence ATGTCTGAGCCCACCTCCTACTATCGCGCCGCTAAGACATGGTTCGATATTGGCGCGCTTCGCATTGGCAGTTGGGAGATAAGTCTCAGGCGTCATGCTTGGGAAGACCATCGTCTCAAAGAGTTTTACGATCGTGCAGCCACATCATGGACCCGAAAAACCCAACGGCTGGGACTTGATGATGCCTATGGCACACTTACGGCAGCCGTATCGACCCAGACGATCGATCACCCCATGAAAGTGCTTGATATTGGAATTGGCACTGGGGTGTTGTCTTCGGCTCTTTTGCGAACCCTAGGTCGGGACATTGATTTAACCGGCGTCGATATTTCACCCTCAATGCTTGAAGTTGCTGAAGATCGCTTAAGCAGTAAGTGTGCTGCCTTACGTCTGTTGCAATCTGATGCCTGCGACCTGCCCTTTGCAGATAATAGCTTTGATCTAATTGTCTGCGGACATGTTGTTGAGCATCTTTGCGAGCCTTCTGATGCATTGCGAGAAATGTTGCGCGTGCTCCGGCCGGGTGGACAACTGCTGATTTGCATCACGAGAAACACAATTGCAGGCGCCGCGATTCAATTGATGTGGCGCACCCAGCGCGCCTCGCCGAAGACGGCAGCGGGCTGGCTCGCGACCTCGGGCTTTGAGCGTATCGAAATCATCGAGCTACCAAAACACACGGCCACGTCGCGGTTAAGCTGTGGCTATAGCGCGTTCAAGCTGCGCTAA
- the miaB gene encoding tRNA (N6-isopentenyl adenosine(37)-C2)-methylthiotransferase MiaB, which yields MSDPKKLFIKTYGCQMNVYDSERMAEAMGGAGYETTDTPDDADMILLNTCHIREKAAEKVYSELGRFKGLKAEKPDLKIGVAGCVAQAEGQEIMRRQPMVDLVVGPQAYHRLPEMEEKTRAGEKALDTDFPEEDKFEKLKGRSKAKRAPAAFLTVQEGCDKFCAFCVVPYTRGAEVSRPASRVISEAQDLVERGVREITLLGQNVNAYHGEGLKGGTMSLADLIWELDKVDGLERIRFTTSHPNDMQDDLIAAHGECKKLMPYLHLPVQSGSDKILKRMNRSHTAESYIRLIERIRAARPDLLLSGDFIVGFPEETEEDFQATMDLIKEVKYGQAYSFKYSTRPGTPAAERPLVDEAEASDRLQRLQALLSEQQKELQDAMVGREVSVLFEKEGRLEDQMVGKSDYLHAVHVAGSGAAIGDIRKVKIVESGTNSLKGVAI from the coding sequence ATGTCCGATCCAAAGAAATTGTTCATCAAGACTTATGGCTGTCAGATGAATGTCTATGACAGTGAACGCATGGCGGAAGCCATGGGTGGGGCAGGATATGAGACCACGGATACGCCAGATGACGCGGATATGATCCTGCTGAATACCTGCCATATTCGTGAGAAAGCGGCAGAGAAAGTCTATTCCGAACTTGGGCGTTTCAAGGGCCTGAAAGCTGAAAAGCCTGACCTGAAGATCGGTGTGGCGGGCTGTGTGGCTCAGGCAGAAGGCCAGGAGATTATGCGCCGCCAGCCGATGGTTGATCTGGTTGTGGGCCCGCAGGCCTATCACCGTCTGCCAGAGATGGAAGAAAAGACCCGCGCTGGTGAAAAGGCGCTGGATACGGATTTCCCGGAAGAAGATAAATTTGAGAAACTCAAAGGTCGCTCCAAAGCCAAACGCGCACCAGCGGCATTCCTGACTGTCCAAGAAGGTTGCGATAAATTCTGCGCCTTCTGTGTGGTGCCTTACACCCGCGGGGCAGAGGTCTCTCGCCCAGCATCCCGCGTCATTTCTGAGGCGCAGGATTTGGTTGAACGTGGCGTGCGCGAGATCACGCTGCTCGGTCAGAACGTGAATGCCTATCATGGCGAAGGCCTGAAGGGCGGCACAATGTCTTTGGCTGATTTGATCTGGGAGCTCGACAAGGTCGACGGGCTTGAGCGCATCCGCTTCACCACCAGCCACCCGAATGACATGCAGGACGATCTGATTGCTGCCCATGGCGAATGCAAAAAGCTGATGCCGTATCTGCACCTACCTGTGCAGTCTGGCAGCGACAAGATCCTTAAGCGCATGAACCGCAGCCACACAGCGGAAAGCTATATCCGCCTGATCGAGCGTATCCGCGCGGCGCGCCCTGACTTGCTGCTCTCTGGTGACTTCATTGTCGGTTTCCCGGAAGAGACCGAGGAAGATTTCCAAGCCACCATGGATTTGATCAAAGAGGTCAAATACGGGCAGGCCTATTCATTCAAATATTCCACGCGTCCGGGCACCCCGGCTGCCGAACGCCCATTGGTGGATGAAGCTGAAGCGAGCGACCGTTTGCAACGCCTTCAAGCGCTGCTGTCTGAGCAACAAAAAGAGTTGCAAGACGCTATGGTGGGGCGTGAAGTGTCAGTGCTCTTTGAAAAAGAGGGTCGCTTGGAAGATCAGATGGTGGGAAAATCCGACTATCTGCACGCCGTGCACGTCGCCGGTTCTGGCGCCGCGATTGGTGATATTCGCAAGGTGAAAATCGTGGAAAGCGGTACCAACTCGCTGAAAGGCGTTGCGATTTAA